Within Candidatus Hydrogenedentota bacterium, the genomic segment CCGCCCCGCTCCGTGACCTGGCGGACATACTCCACGAACTCGGGCTTCTTGTAACCCAGTCCCGGCTCGCCCCACCAGGTGCCGCTGAGGAACGAGAGGATGTGCCACTGCTCGCCGCCGAGGAAGCGCGATGGGGGAACCTCGTGGAAGAGGTTCTGCTCCCCGCAGGTGTAGTCCTCGTGGGCGCTGTACGCGCGCACCAGGGGGTCCACCCCCGGGTTGAACGCGACGATCCGGTCCGGATGCCCCGCCCGCAGCCCCTCCGCCAGCACGGCCAGCCGCTCCTCGTCGTAGCCCAGCCACTCGTAGCAGCCGTCGGTCCACACCCCCGCCACCTTGTCGCCGTAGCGCTCGCCGTACTCGCGGAAGACATCCGCCCACTTCTTGACAAAGTCCATGCCCGGCTTCTCGCCGCAGCCGAAGGCGGGGCCCGCCTTCTCGTCGGCCCGGGGGCCGTCGCCCGTGTAGTAGAGCATCAGCCGGATGTTCCGTTTTTCCAGCGACACCGCCAGGTCCGCGATGAGGTCGCGCGTGGCGCAGGCCTCGCCGGGCTGGTATCCCGAAATCCGGTCAAAGGTGGCGTTCGGCGCGATCATGAACCGCGACACCTGCATCACCGTGAAGATGACGTAGCCCGCGCCCGCCTCCGCGGCCGCGCCGGCGAAGCGCTCCGTGTCGAAGTCCCGCACGCAGGCGTCCCAGTCCGTCTGCTTCCCCAGACTCAGCACGGAATCCGCGTTGTTCTGGATGCCCGCGAGGTAGTGGACGAAGATGCCGAAGCCCGCGTCGCGGAACCATTCGGTGCGCGCGGCCCTTTCGGGCGAGGGGTCCTGCGCGGCGGCGGGCACGGCGGTCAGAAGAAGAAGCAGGGCGGCGGCACGGCTCATGGGACGCTCCTCCAGGGCGGTGTTTGCCGGAAGGATACGCCTACAGGAGGCCCGTTGCAAGGGCGATGCTCGCGAGGCCGAGCACCAGCATGAACCCGCACATGTCGGTGATGGTCGTGAGGATCGGCGGCGCGCCCAGGGCCGGGTCAATCTTGAACCGGCTCAGCAGCAGGGGGATCAGGCCGCCCAGCGACACGGCCACAATGATGTTCAGGAAGAAGGCCAGCGCGACGACCAGCCCCAGCATGGGCGACCCCCCGCCGAAGACCACCGCCACCACCCCCAGCACCGCGCCCAGGGCCGCGCCGTTGATGACGCCGACAAAAATCTCCTTCATCCACACATGGAAGAAGTCCTCGGGCTTGATCAGGCCCAGCGTCAGCTCGCGGATGCTCACCGCCACCGCCTGGTTCCCGTTGCACCCGCTGATGTTCGCGATGATGGGCATGAAGAAGACCAGCAGGAAGACGTTATTGATGGTTTTCTGGTAGGCCAGCACCACGCTCGCCGCCACCCCGCTCAGGAGCAGGTTGACGAAAAGCCAGGAGAGCCGCCGGCGGGTCCGTTCCCACAGGGGCATGGACCGCAGCTCGTCGCCGCTCACGATGCCGCTGAACCGCAGGAAACTGCGGCCCTGCGCCTCGCTCCAGGCCTCCTCCAGGTCCACCCGCCGCACCACGCCCTGCAGCACCCCGTGCTCGTCCGTCACGGGCAGCGCCCAGAAGGGGTAGCGCTCGAAAATGTCGTCCAGCTCCTGGAGCCCCGTGTCCGTGAACACATACACCGGGTTCGGGATCATCAGGTCTTTGACGCGCTTCGTGGCCGGCGCCATCAGCGCCTCCCGCAGCGAGAGCACCCCGGCCAGCTTGCCGCTCTCCGAGAGGACGTACGCGTAGGGCAGGCCCACCTCGTCGCCCGCGTCCGTCTGCTCGCGCACCTCCCGCAGCACCCGGCCCACCTCCGTGTCCCCCGCGTACGAAAGGTACTCCGTCATCATGACGCCGCCCGCGCTCTCCGGGTCGTGCAGCAGGAGCTCGCGCACGTCCTGCGCCTCCTCCGGGTCCATCCGGCTCAGGATTTCCTCGGCGTCCTCCTCCTCCAGCTCCCCCACGATGTCCGCGCGCCGGTCGCTCTCCATCGCGTCCAGGATCGGGGCCGCCTCGTGCGCCGGCAGGTCCTCCAGGATGTCCGCGCCCTGCGAGTCCTCCAGCTCCTCGATGACGTCCGCCGCGTCCTCCGGGTCCAGCATCTGGAAGACCCGCATCCGCTCCTCGTCGTCCAGGCGCGCCAACGCGCGCGCCACGTCGCTGGAGGGGATGCGGTCAAGGGTTTCCGTCAGGCCGGCGGCGTCATTCCGCACGATGCAGTCGCGGATTTCCTCCCAGGGCGTCTGAATCTTCAGCTCGGGCTCGGCCATGACGCGCCTCCCTTTGGAGTGCACCGGCGCGGGAGGATGCCCCCGAAGCCCCCGAAGACGCACAGGGTCCGGCCGCGCCTGCAGCTTGTTTCAGCGGGACGCCGGACGCCGGAAGGAGATCGGGCCGCGCGCCGCCCCAAAGGCCTGGAAAAAGGGCAAGAAAATGGTGGGCGGCACTGGACTCGAACCAGTGGCCTCTGCCGTGTGAAAGCAGCGCTCTAACCAACTGAGCTAGCCGCCCCAACCGCCGTAATCGTACCACACGCCCCCGGAACCGCGCAACTTCACAGACCCGCGCGGAAGGCGCGGGAAGCCCCCGCATTCGCCGGGCGGACCGGCCCGCCGCGCTTCCGCGCCGCACGGTGGACGACATGGACGGCATGGACCCCATGGACGGAAGCGCAGGTTTGTTCCCCTGTCCATCCCGTCCATTCTGTCCATAGAGTCCATCTCACCCGCCCCGCTTGCATTGCCCGTCCGGCGCGGACCACAATCCTCCCCGGGTTTTTGACAACGCAACCACGGGGATGCACGCCATGCGCGTTGGATCGTTTTTCCTGCTGTTGACGCTGCTGACGGGGGTTTCGCTTTGCGCCGCCGGGGGGGAGATCCGGCCGGAACGGCTGGAGTGCGAGGGGATGGGGAATCCGGTCGCGGTGGATGAGCCCCATCCGGTGCTGTCGTGGAGTCTCCCCCCGGAAAGCCAGGGTGCGCATACGGCGTGGCAGGTGCAGGCGGCGTCCTCGCGGGAGGCGCTGCTGCGCGGCGAGGCGGACCTGTGGGATTCGGGCAGGGTCGGGGGGGCCGAACAGCAGGCGGCCTATGCCGGCGCGATGCCCGCCCCGGCGCAGCAGGTGCACTGGCGCGTGCGCGAATGGGGAACGGACACTTGGAGCGAGCCCGCCGCGTGGGGCGCGGGCCTGCCGCGCGGGGAGGCGTGGCGCGCGAAGTGGATCACCGCGCCCGCCGACGGCTGGGCCTCCTCGATGTTCCGCAGGTCCTTCACCGTGCAGGACAAGCCGGTGGCGCGGGCCGTCGCCTTTGTCTGCGGGCTGGGCCAGTTTGAATGCTCCGTGAACGGCGCAAAGGCGGGGGACCACTTTCTGGATCCCGGCTGGAGCAACTATAGGAAGACCTGCCTCTACGTCCCCTTCGATGTGACCGCGCAACTGCGCCCGGGGGAGAACGTTGTCGGCGTGATGCTCGGCAACGGCATGTACAACGTGCCCGGCGGCCGCTACACCAAGTTCAAGGGCACGTTCGGCCCCCAGAAGCTCATCATGCAACTGCATGTCCGCTACGCCGACGGCACGGAGGAGGTCGTGGCCACGGACAACTCCTGGCGCGCCGCGGAGAGCCCCATCACCTTCACCTGCATCTACGGCGGCGAGGACTATGACGCCCGCCGCGAGCGCCCCGGCTGGGACGCCCCCGGCTATGACGACGCCGCGTGGGCGGCGGCGAAGGAGACGGAGGGGCCGGGCGGCGAACTCCGCCTGTCCGAGGCACCGCCGGTGAAGGTGCTGCGCACCCTGCGCCCCGCGGAAATCCGCGCCACCGCGCCGGGCGAGTACTTCGTCAACCTGGGCGAGAACCTCTCCGCCGTGCCCTTTTTCACCGTGCGCGGGGCGGCGGGCGCGGCGGTGACCGTGACGGTGGGCGAACTGCCCGACACCCCCTGGGAGGGCCACTCCTACACCTACACGCTGAAGGGGGAGGGGGACGAGACCTTCCGGCCCCGCTTCACCTATTTCGGCTTCCAGTACCTCTTCCTCAAGGGGGCCGTCCGTCCGGAGGACGCCGGGGCGGACAACCGCCTGCCCCTGCTGCTGGACGTCGGCGCGGACTTCGTCTCCAGCGCCGCCCCGGAGGCCGGGTCGTTCTGGTGCGACAACGCGCTCATGAACGAAATCAACGACATGGTGGCCCGCTCCGTGCGCAGCAACCTCCAGAGCGTGCTGACCGACTGCCCCCACCGCGAGAAGCTCGGCTGGCTGGAGGTGTCCCACCTCATGGGGCCGTCCATCCTCTACCACTACGACGCGGCGGGCCTCTACCGGAAAATCTGCCGCGACACCACGGAGTCGCAGCTCGACAGCGGCCTGGTGCCCGACATCGCCCCGGAGTACACCCGTTTCAACGGCGGCTTCTTCGAGTCGGCGGAGTGGGGCAGCGCCTGCGTGCAGCTGCCGTGGCTCCTGTGCCAGTGGGAGGACGACACCCGCACCCTGGACCGCCAGTACGACACCATGGCGAAGTACACCCGCCATCTCGCGTCCACGCGGAACGAGAAGGGGCTCGCCAGGGGAGGGCTCGGCGACTGGTATGACTGGACCCCGGAAAAGGGCCACGCGGGCGCCTCGCAGCTCACGCCGGACGAGCTGACCGCCACGGCTTTCCTCCACGACAACGCGCGCATCCTCGCCGAAACGTCACGCCTACTGGACCGCGCTGCGGACGCGGAGGAGTTCGCCGACCTGGCCGCCAGGGTGCGGG encodes:
- the mgtE gene encoding magnesium transporter encodes the protein MAEPELKIQTPWEEIRDCIVRNDAAGLTETLDRIPSSDVARALARLDDEERMRVFQMLDPEDAADVIEELEDSQGADILEDLPAHEAAPILDAMESDRRADIVGELEEEDAEEILSRMDPEEAQDVRELLLHDPESAGGVMMTEYLSYAGDTEVGRVLREVREQTDAGDEVGLPYAYVLSESGKLAGVLSLREALMAPATKRVKDLMIPNPVYVFTDTGLQELDDIFERYPFWALPVTDEHGVLQGVVRRVDLEEAWSEAQGRSFLRFSGIVSGDELRSMPLWERTRRRLSWLFVNLLLSGVAASVVLAYQKTINNVFLLVFFMPIIANISGCNGNQAVAVSIRELTLGLIKPEDFFHVWMKEIFVGVINGAALGAVLGVVAVVFGGGSPMLGLVVALAFFLNIIVAVSLGGLIPLLLSRFKIDPALGAPPILTTITDMCGFMLVLGLASIALATGLL
- a CDS encoding family 78 glycoside hydrolase catalytic domain — translated: MRVGSFFLLLTLLTGVSLCAAGGEIRPERLECEGMGNPVAVDEPHPVLSWSLPPESQGAHTAWQVQAASSREALLRGEADLWDSGRVGGAEQQAAYAGAMPAPAQQVHWRVREWGTDTWSEPAAWGAGLPRGEAWRAKWITAPADGWASSMFRRSFTVQDKPVARAVAFVCGLGQFECSVNGAKAGDHFLDPGWSNYRKTCLYVPFDVTAQLRPGENVVGVMLGNGMYNVPGGRYTKFKGTFGPQKLIMQLHVRYADGTEEVVATDNSWRAAESPITFTCIYGGEDYDARRERPGWDAPGYDDAAWAAAKETEGPGGELRLSEAPPVKVLRTLRPAEIRATAPGEYFVNLGENLSAVPFFTVRGAAGAAVTVTVGELPDTPWEGHSYTYTLKGEGDETFRPRFTYFGFQYLFLKGAVRPEDAGADNRLPLLLDVGADFVSSAAPEAGSFWCDNALMNEINDMVARSVRSNLQSVLTDCPHREKLGWLEVSHLMGPSILYHYDAAGLYRKICRDTTESQLDSGLVPDIAPEYTRFNGGFFESAEWGSACVQLPWLLCQWEDDTRTLDRQYDTMAKYTRHLASTRNEKGLARGGLGDWYDWTPEKGHAGASQLTPDELTATAFLHDNARILAETSRLLDRAADAEEFADLAARVRGDFLAAYYHPDTKSVATGSQSSLAVGLFFGLVPEADRDAVLANLVKALEDMQFRPTTGEVCFRYLVRALADAGRSDLVWRIVNRTDPPGYGCMLKQHGLKTLSERWDKPGESLNHCMFGHIQEWFQAYVLGIRQAPDSRGFARLLIAPTPVGDLAAAKGHFDSPRGRVAVEWRRSEGAFTLSAAIPGNTAAEIVLPVPDGGTITVDGGGTEPPARRGGEGEARLTVGSGNWVFTWKAPGA